In a single window of the Bacteroidota bacterium genome:
- a CDS encoding ATP-binding cassette domain-containing protein — MITFQGVEHRYSASFVLPLPDLHVNQGQHTLIQGLSGSGKSTMLHIIGGVLRPEKGSVTVAGVDLKSLKGDKLDRFRGRHIGIVFQQMHLLATLTVAQNIQMATFLAGNKQDGKQLQQVLSDLDLLDKADNYPRELSQGQKQRVCIARAVINQPELILADEPTSSLDDQRCTQVLELLIAQAEKHNATLLIATHDQRIKPHFTHHLFLDEVPAAISSAEGAALTS; from the coding sequence ATGATTACATTCCAAGGCGTAGAGCATCGATACAGTGCCTCCTTTGTGCTCCCATTGCCTGATTTACACGTTAATCAGGGACAGCATACCCTGATTCAGGGACTTTCCGGGAGTGGCAAAAGTACGATGTTGCACATCATCGGCGGCGTATTGCGTCCGGAAAAGGGATCCGTTACTGTCGCGGGTGTGGACTTGAAGTCCTTAAAAGGAGACAAGCTCGATCGTTTCCGTGGCCGGCATATTGGTATCGTTTTCCAACAAATGCACCTGCTGGCAACTTTAACTGTGGCGCAGAACATTCAGATGGCAACGTTTCTGGCCGGCAACAAGCAGGACGGTAAACAGCTGCAGCAGGTGTTGTCTGATCTGGACCTCCTGGACAAAGCGGACAACTATCCACGCGAACTGAGCCAGGGGCAAAAGCAGCGGGTTTGTATTGCACGCGCCGTTATAAATCAACCCGAACTTATCCTGGCGGATGAGCCGACTTCAAGTCTGGATGATCAGCGCTGTACCCAGGTATTGGAACTGCTCATCGCGCAAGCAGAAAAACATAATGCTACGCTTTTAATAGCAACCCACGATCAGCGTATCAAACCGCATTTTACGCACCATTTATTCCTGGATGAAGTGCCAGCAGCCATTTCATCTGCCGAGGGGGCGGCTCTGACGTCGTGA